A genomic segment from Micropterus dolomieu isolate WLL.071019.BEF.003 ecotype Adirondacks linkage group LG03, ASM2129224v1, whole genome shotgun sequence encodes:
- the LOC123967941 gene encoding transmembrane protein 244-like isoform X1 encodes MAFKGKAVESKAVLFNLLLCLVIFYSLFYMIGSVCFGAFRLDHFDGLIPFDFKTEPAESNSKYLVNLLSMELTYFCSGLLFAAVVRRRVWDYAVTVTLVHIMITSLVMLEFPIVWQWWLALGSGLFLMICNGQLIAYFTCQSDQSYASFSLY; translated from the exons ATGGCATTCAAAGGGAAAGCGGTCGAGTCGAAG GCCGTGCTCTTCAATCTGCTACTGTGTCTGGTCATATTTTACTCCCTTTTCTACATGATTGGGAGTGTGTGCTTCGGTGCTTTCAG GTTGGATCACTTTGACGGACTGATTCCATTTGACTTTAAGACCGAACCTGCTGAATCCAACTCCAAGTACTTGG TGAATCTCCTGTCCATGGAGCTCACCTACTTTTGCAGCGGCCTTCTGTTTGCCGCAGTGGTGAGGAGGCGCGTTTGGGACTACGCCGTCACAGTCACACTTGTGCATATAATGATCACCAGCCTAG TGATGTTGGAGTTTCCCATTGTGTGGCAGTGGTGGCTGGCTTTAG GTAGCGGCTTGTTTCTGATGATCTGCAATGGTCAGCTGATTGCTTACTTCACCTGCCAGAGTGACCAGAGCTACGCCTCCTTCAGCCTCTACTGA
- the LOC123967941 gene encoding transmembrane protein 244-like isoform X2 encodes MIGSVCFGAFRLDHFDGLIPFDFKTEPAESNSKYLVNLLSMELTYFCSGLLFAAVVRRRVWDYAVTVTLVHIMITSLVMLEFPIVWQWWLALGSGLFLMICNGQLIAYFTCQSDQSYASFSLY; translated from the exons ATGATTGGGAGTGTGTGCTTCGGTGCTTTCAG GTTGGATCACTTTGACGGACTGATTCCATTTGACTTTAAGACCGAACCTGCTGAATCCAACTCCAAGTACTTGG TGAATCTCCTGTCCATGGAGCTCACCTACTTTTGCAGCGGCCTTCTGTTTGCCGCAGTGGTGAGGAGGCGCGTTTGGGACTACGCCGTCACAGTCACACTTGTGCATATAATGATCACCAGCCTAG TGATGTTGGAGTTTCCCATTGTGTGGCAGTGGTGGCTGGCTTTAG GTAGCGGCTTGTTTCTGATGATCTGCAATGGTCAGCTGATTGCTTACTTCACCTGCCAGAGTGACCAGAGCTACGCCTCCTTCAGCCTCTACTGA